Below is a window of Polyangiaceae bacterium DNA.
TCTCCTTCCGCCCGCCGGCGGGGGGCGCCGCGGTGATCGTGGTTCCGGTGACGTTCGTCCTTCAGCGCTGATAGACTGCGGCGCATGCGCGCGCGCTCGGTCTTCTCGGTCACTTTGCTCATCCTCGGGGGATTCCTCGGCTGCTCGAGCGGAACGAGCCCCGGCCCGGGCTCATCGAGCCCCATCCCGCTGGAGGACTTCCCGAACGTCTACGCCGACGCGCTGTGCGACAACCTGGCGAGCTGCTGCACCCAGAGCGGTTACACCTACGACGCGAACGAGTGCAAGGCCACGGTGAAGGGCTTCGTCGGCTTGTTCGGCGGCTTGGTCGACAAAGGCACCGTGAAGTACGACGCCAGCGCGGCCGGCGCGTGTATGAGCCAAGTTCCGGCCTACGCCAAGGGCTGCCTGCAGGGCAGCCTCGCCTCGGCCGCTTGCGACAGCGTCTTCGTCGGCACCGTGCCCGAAGGCGGCGCCTGCACCCAGAGCTCGGAGTGCGTCGAGCCTCCCGGCGGGGGCGCGGACTGCGATCAAGGCAAGTGCGTTCCGGAGAAGCGCGGTGTCGCGGGCGACGCCTGCGGCTGGACCTGCACCGAGCAAGGCAGCTCGACCTCGTGCTCCGGCACCAGCGGCGACTCGAACACGCGCTGCTTCACCAACGACGGATTGTACTGCGAGTCGACCAGCAACACCTGCAAGCAGCGCATCGCGATCGGTGGCAGCGGGTGCGACTGGGAGGAGTCCTGCGTGGACGGAGCGTTCTGTCAGAGTCAGGTCTGCACGGCGCAGAAGGCGGTGGGTGAGGCGTGCGTCAACGACGACGAGTGCACGTCGAGCGCGTACTGCGACCAGACCTGCCTGACCAAGAAGCCGCTGGGCGCGAGCTGCACGGACGACTTCGCCGACGAGGAGTGCGCCGACGGCGCCTGCGAAGGCGGCAAGTGCGCGAAGGGCTCGAACGACTCCCTGGGCTTCTTCTGCGACGGCTCGGGCCCCTGAGGTCAGGGGGCCTTCTTCGAGACTCTCACCCGGTTGAGCGAGCGCTTTTGCAGGAAAGGGTGCTCGCCGGTGCGGATGCGCACGGTGGCGGGCGCGCGCGACACGACTCGGCCGACGAAGGAGTCGATGTTCCAATCGTCGCCGGTCTCCGTGGCGTCGTAGCGCGCGTGCACCAGGTAGAGCCCCGGGCTGCCGAACGTGCCGGTGGGGCAGAGCTCGACCAGGCGGCTCACCACCGAGATCGAGCCGCCCGGCCCCAGGCGCGTGAAGGCCTGGCGGTCCGGTGAGCGCGAGTCCGGCTGCGGATCGCAGGTGACGAGCCCGTCGGGGCGCATCACCTCGAAGCTGACGAGCTCGCGGCGGAAGTAGACGGTCTGGGCGTGCTTGCTGCGATTCTGAAGCGTGAGCTGCACCGTCGCGGAGCGCTCGGCTTGCGCGTCGGAGCCCTGGGCCATCTTGATCACCAGGGGGCTCTCTTCGCTCGCCTTCTTGTCGGCCTCGATCCGCGTGCGCGACCACTCCGCGTAGTCGCTCTTCAGCGCGAAGGGCTCACCCGCGAGCTCCTTCACGCCAGCTTCGTCGTCGGGCTTGGCCTTGCCCTTGGGCGGCGCCGGGAGCGCGGCGAAGGGCGCGTCCTGCTTCGGCGTCTCCTCGACGCGTTTGCCGCCTCGCCAGACCGTCTTCTTCTTTTCGGGCCAGCCGAACCGGGGCGTCACCACGGCCCCGGGCACCAGCTGCCACTGCCCGCCGGCGGAGAAGCAGTAGAGGCGGGGGTCGAAGTGCTGCTCGACCCCTTCGCCGGGCTCGAGCACGACCAACGTGCGCTTGTCCGGCTTGCTCGGGTAGAGCTCGTCCGGCAAGCGGCAGGTCTCCTTCTTCTTCTTGCTCGGGACCAGGACGTCGAGTCGGAGCAGACGCGGATCGGCGGCGAGCACCGCCGGCTCGCTGCCGGTGTTCGCGATGCTGAGCGACCACGGGCGGCCCGGCCCCCGCTCGCTGACCCTGAGCTCGAGCTTCGGTGGCGCGCTTGCTTCGGCCTTCTCCTCGGCCGCGGCGGCACCGGCGGAGAGGAGCGCGGCGGAGCACAGCCAGAGGGAGCGGCGGGACATCCCCATGGGTTACCAAAGCCAGGCCGCCACGCCAACCCGGGGCTATGCTGGGCGCTCATGCGCGGCCTGTACGCCATCGTGGACACCCAGAGCCTCGCGCGGCTGGGCCTTGGGGTGCTCGAGCTCGCGGACGCGGTGCTGGCCGCGCGCCCCGCGCTGCTCCAGCTCCGCGCCAAGGCGCTGGGCGCCCGCGACACGCTCGAGCTCTTGCGAGCCCTCGCCGGCCGCTGCCGCGCTCGCGGCGTGCCGCTCTTCGCCAACGACCGTCCCGATCTCGCGCTGCTCGCCGGCTGCGACGGCGTCCACGTGGGTCAGAGCGATCTCCTCGTCACGGACGTGCGTGCGTTCGCGCCATCACTGAAGGTCGGCGTCTCGTGTCACGACGCTGCCGAGCTCGAGGACGCGCTCGCGCTGGGGCCCGACTACGTGGCGTTCGGTCCGGTGTTCGCCACCGCGTCGAAGGAGAATCCGGATCCGGTGGTCGGTGTGGACGGGCTCGCGCGCGCGGCGGCGCGGGTGCGCGCCGCGGGGTTGCCCCTGGTGGCCATCGGCGGCATCGGGCTCGACACCGCTCGGGCGGTGGCTGCGCACGCGGAGCTGGGCGCGGTCATCGGCGCGCTCTTGCCGGGCCCCGGCCAGTCGCTCGCGGACGTGACGCTCAGGGCTCGAGAGCTGCACGCGCGCCTCGGGGGCGAGTCATGAGCTTGATCCTCACCGCGCTGCTGGTCGGTGGCGGCGCCGTGGTCGCGGGCCTCGCCACGCGCTACGCGGTGAAGCGCGGCGAGCGAGCCCCTGCTCCGCCGGCGCCGGTGCCGCCGCCACCGTCGCCGCTCGCTCGAGCGGGCTTCGAGCTCGAGCTCGGCGACGTGGTCGAGGTGCTCGGGCGCGAGCTGTGGCTGGAGGAGGCCTGGCTCCTCAGCGAGGGCGCCGACGCGGTCGCGGCGCTGTTCGCAGCCCGCGAGGCGACGCTGGTCGTGCTGCCTCCACCCGCCAGCACGCTCTACGTGCTCGACGAGATCGAGCTCGGCCTGCCGGAGGAGCCGCCGACCTGCCTCGAGTCGCGGGGCGTGCGCTTCGAGCGCCTGCGCCGGCTGCCGGTGTCCGTCCAGCCGGTGGGCAAGTCGGTGCCGCTGCCGTGGGACGAGGGCTTGCTCTCGGAGTACCGGGGCCTCGGCGGCGACGCGCTCTGGGTGCTCGGGCGCGGCAGCCGGAGCCGCGTCTGGCAGGGCCGCTCGGTCCACGCCTCGGACATCGTGCGCTGGGGCGGAGGCATGAAGACCCTCGAGTGAGCTCAGGCTCGCCTGAGGCGCGCGACCATCGCCTCGAGCGCCAGCGTGGGCTGCACGTTGCGCTCGATCTCGGCCAGCGTGCCCAGCACCACGGCGTGGCGGTGCGCGGCGCGCTCGGCAGCGTCGGGGTCGCCCTCGATGGCGCGCCTCGCGTCCTCGGCCAGTGCTTGGGCGAAGAAGCCGAGCTGCTCGCGGACGGCGTCGCGGCTCTCGCCGCGGCTCTGCCCCAGGGCGATGGCCTCCGCCAGATCCGGCGCGTCGAGGGCGGCGCGGGCGGCGGCCAGGAACTCGTCGCGCTCGCGCATCGCCTCGGGGTCGGCGAGATCGAAGGCGAGCTCCGCGCTGCCTTGAGCCAGCAGAGCGGCGCTCGCCGGCAAGCCGCGGGCCTGGCACAGCTCGGCGACGACCTCGTCGGGGAGCGGTCCGAAACGCAGCGCGAGCGTGCGTGAGCGCACGGTGTCGAGCAGGCGGCGCGGGCGGCTGGTGAGCAGCACGAAGTGCGTCCGCTCCGCTGGCTCCTCCAGCGTCTTCAACATCGCGTTGGCGGCCTGCTGCGTCAGCTCGTCCGCGTCCCGCACGATGAACACGATCGCGCGCCCTTCGTGAGGGCGGTAGCCGGCGCGCCCGAGCACGACCTTGCGGATCTGCTCGACGCTGATGCCCGTGGCTTCGCTCACCCCGCTGCCGAGCAGCGAGCCGTAGAGGCCGCGGCCGACCAGCACGACGTCCGGGTGGAGCGGCACTCGCGGCTCTTCTTCGGCCAAGGTCACCGCGCGGTGGCACGCCGAGCACTTGCCGCAGGCGAGCGGCGACGGCGCCTCGCACACCAGCGACTGCGCCAGCGCGAACGCCGCCAGCTCCTTGCCCACGCCGGGCGGGCCCTCGAAGCGATAGGCGTGGTGCACCTTGCCGGCGGCGAGCGCGCGGGTCAGCGTCTCGACCGCCGTGGGCTGGCCCAGGATGGCGGAGAACCCGCTCACTCGCCGTTGCCCCAGCTGAGCGCGCCGCTCTCGACGACCCCCGGCCAGGCGTCGACGTAGCGCGAGGGCTGACCCGGCTCCGAGACGTCGATCCAGACGGCGTGGCCCGTCCCCGGGGGGCGCACGTCCACGTGCAAGAACTTGTTGTTCGGGTAGAAGCCGCAGCCCACGTCCTTGAGCGTGCGGCACACGCGCATCACGGCCTCGTTCGCCACCCCCATGACGAACAGGTCCAGCGCGCGGCCCTTCTTGTGGAAGCTGCCGTGTCCGTCGCGCCGATAGCCGCTGATCACGTAGATGGGGCGACCGGGGAAGGCCTCGGACAAGCGCGCCACGACCCAGAGCAGGCGCGGATCGAGCAGGCGCACGTTCGGCACCCACTCGCCGAGCGCCTCGCTCTCGGCCAACGGCTCGAGCGGCAGCGGCAGCTCGGGGCGCTCCACTCCGGGGGGACGCGCCACCACGCTCAGGCGATCGAGCGCGTCGAGTGCGACCGATCCGTCGCACTCGAGCAAGTTGAAGCTGTCGTGCTCGCCGCCGTAGCGCGCCAAGCTCACGCTGTACGGCCGCTGCCAGGGCTGACAGCGCTGCGTGCGCGCCGCACTGACGAACACCGCGTCGGCGCTGGGCGGCTTTCCGAGCTGCCACGCGGGCAGGAGCTCGGCGCCGGGCAGCTCCGGCAGCGCGAGCTCGCGCACGGAATCGAGCTCGAGCTCGAGCCCGAGCGCCGCCGGCGCCTCCGGGCTCGGCTGCCAGGCGCTCAGGCTCCAGTCGAGCCGCGGCGGCGAGGTCCAGGTCGCTGGACCGAAGCGGCCGGAGTAGAACGCCCGCCACTCGCCCTGCCGCTCCACCCAGGGCTCGACGTAGCGCCGGAGCAAGCCGAGATCTTGCTGCGCGGTCATCCGCACCTCGACCAGCCCGGCCCATGGGCTGTCGCTCAAGACCGGACGGGGCGGCTTCGCCGGCCGGGGCAACGCCGCGGCGCTCAGCGCAAAGCAGAGCGCGCCGGCGAAGCTCGCGAGGCGGAGGGCCGTCACCGCCCGAAGATGCCCTGGACGGCCCCGGTTATCAAATTCCCTCAGCTCTTCTGAGCCTGGGTCTCCATCGCCTTCATCCCCAGGCGCAGGAGGTAGAGGAAGGTCTGGAAGGCCTCGTCGGCCTTGGCGCTCTCCTCGCCTTCGAGCTCCTGGGCCACCACCAGGCCGTTGAGCACCGCCAGGATCAGCACCGACAGCGGCTCCATGGGCGCGAAGTCCTTCGGGTCGATCTTGAGGACGTCGGCGACGCCCTCGCCGATCAGCTTCCGGGCGTCGTGCTGCAGGGTCGCGGCGCGCTTCTTCAGCTCGGGGTCCCGGCGGGCCGCGGCCCAGACCTCGATGTTGAGGCCCACCATCGTGCGGTTGTCCTGGATCGAGCCCCAGAGCGAGGTGAGCGCGCTGACCATCCGCTGCTTGGACCCGTCCTCGCTCGAGCCGAGAGACTCCTTCACCTTGTCCAGGTAGCGCTTCTGCGTGAAGCTCTGAACCTCGTGGATCAGCGCGTTCTTGCTGGCGAAATAGTAGTGGACGATGCTCTTGCGCAGGCCCAGCTCCTTGCCGATCTCGGCCAGCGTGGTCGCGCTGAAGCCCTTGCGGGCGAAGCACTTGGCCGCCGCGCTCAAGATGGCCGCGACGCGGGGGTTCTCCCAATCGACGGCGCGAGCCGCCGCTCCGTTGCCGCCGCCGTTCGTGGGTTCGGTGTGAGTCAGGATTTCTGCGGAAGTCATGCTGGTCTGGTGATCCGAGACTCGGGGACGCTAGGGGCGCCCGAGTCGGGACCACACCCTCCGACCGGCTTTTTGGCCAATGCGCCGCCCGGCGTCAAGGCCCGCGGGCCGAATCACGGAACTCCCGGCGGATCGAGTCAGCGCCGAGCCCCGTAGAGCCGCCGCAGGGTGGCCTGGAACTCCCAGGCCGGGGCGATCAGCAGGTCCGGGGCGTAGCCCAGGTGGGCCAAGGCGAGGGCCTTCGCGCCGGCCACGTGCTCGAAGGCGGTCTCGACGTCGCTGCCACGCTCGCACAAAAGCGCGGCGATCACGCTGACGCTCCGGCTCATGCCGGCAGCGCAGTGCACCAGCACGTTGCCGTGCTTCATGCGCCGGCGGATGAAGGGCAGGGCGACGCCGAGGGCGCCCTCGAACTCGTCCTGGCCGTTTCCCCCGTCCATGATCGGAAGGTGCAGCCACTCGGTCTCCTCGCGCTCCGGGCCCGCGATGTCGTGTCCGGGAAACAACGGCATGGGACACAGCGACACCACCCCGGCGAAAGGTGCCGGGCCTCCCTCGGGGTCGGTGGGGTGCTCGGCCCCGCTGAGCGCGTCGTACCCGGACTCGTGGTCACCCAGGAACAGGCGGTGATCGATACGCCACACGATCAGCGATCGTGCCACAGAATCGGACGCTGTAACAGGTCAGAGGCTCGGCAAGAGCAAGAGCCGGCCCACGGTCCCGCGCGCCTCGAGCCGTTCGTGGGCGAGGGCAGCGTCCGCGAGCGGCAGCAAGTCCGCGATCACCGGCCTCAAGCGTCCACGCTGTACCAAGTCGAGGCACTCCTCCAGATCGCGCCGGGTGTAGCTGCGAGCGCCGGAGATCTGGTGGCCGAAGAGGATCAGCGGGCCGAGCGCCAGGCTGACCTTGCCGACGTCGATGTTGCCGATCACGACCAGGCGGCCGCGCGGTCGCAGGCACTTCTGCGAGTCGCGAAACGTCGCGGCGCCGGTCAGCTCGAGGGCCACGTCCACGCCCCCGCGCGCGAGCGCCCGCACGTCGTCGGCGAACCCGCGCTCCGTCACCTCGACGACCTCGTCGGCGCCCCACGCCACGAGCGCGTCGCGCTTCGCGGCGCTCGTCGTCGTCGCGATCACTCGCGCACCGGCGAGCTTCGCCAGCTGCACGGCCTGGAGCCCCACGCCGCCGCTCGCGCCGGTGATCAGCACCGTCTCGCCGATCACGAGCCGCCCGACGTCCCGGAGCGCGCGCAGCGCCACCGCCGCCGTGCAGCCGAGCGACGCCGCCTCCTCGAAGCTCACCTCGTCGGGGAGCTTCACCAGCGCACGCTCCGGCGCGGCGACCAGCTCGGCGTAGCCGCCGTCGATGGTGTGCCCGAAGCTCTGCCACGCCCGTTCGCAATCCAGGGTGCGGCCCGCGACGCAGCTCGGGCAGTCCCCGCACCACGGTCGGTGCAAGTTGGCGACGCGGTCGCCCGGGGAAACCAGCGTCACGGCGCTGCCGACGCGCACCACCTCGCCCGCGAATTCGTGGCCGAGCACCGTCGGCAGCTTCATCATCGGGAAGCCGCCGCGCCGATCGATCAGGTCGCGCCCGCATACGCCGGCGGCGTGGACGCGCACCAGCGCTTCGTCGGGCTTGGGCTCGGGGTCGGGCCAGTCCCGTAGCCGAAGCTCGCTGGGCCCGCCCGCGCGCTCGAGCACGACGGCGCGCATGCTCGCTACTTCTTGGGCGCGGCTGGCGGAGCCGGCGGCGGCGTTGCCGGCGGTTTGGCGGGCGGCGTCGCGCCGGGTTTCGCACCGGGAGGAGGTGGAGGCGGCGGCGCTGCGCCGGGCTTGGGAGGCGGCGGCGCTGCGCCGGGCTTGGGAGGCGGCGGCGCTGCGCCGGGCTTGCCGGTCGGGGCGGGCGGCTTGCCGGTTGGCGCGGCACCGGGCTTGGCAGGCGGCGGCGGCTTCGCGGGAGGCGCTGCGCCGGGCTTCGGCTCTTCTGCGATCTGCTTGTCGGCCGCGCCGTCGTCGTCGCCCCCGTCGTCGTCCTTGTCGGCGGTCGCCGCTTGCTTGGTGCTCTTCGTGTCGTCGTCTTCTTCTTGCCGCAGTCCCTCTTCGGGGATGGGCTTGAACACCGGTGCGACGGGGGGAATGCTCGCTTCCTTTCCGCCGCCGCAGGCGATGGCGAGGAAGAGGACCGGCAGGGCTGACCAGCAGGGGTGACGCATGGCCGTGCAGCCTACAGGAGGCCGGCTCGAAGCGCGAGTCACGGCGTGAGCACGCGCTCTCCCAGCACCCGGGAGTTGCCATCGGCGTCCGTCGCGACGACCCGGAACAGGTGCGGGCAGGGCGAGAGCCCAGCCACCGAGACGTTACCCGCATAGCCCACGGCGGGACAGCCGTCGTACATCGGGTAAACGGCGCACACGTCGGGTCGCGCGACGTTCACTGGCAGCGTGGCGACGTCGCTGCCGTCGATCTGCGCCTTCACGCTGGCCACCTTCACCGTGTCGAGCACCCAGCCGGACACGGCAATGGACGAGCCAGCGAGCTTCACGTCGGTAGCGGGCGCGTCGATCACGCCGAAGGGTGCGCGCTTCTTCAACAGGCCTTGGAGCTCGCTCTGCACCGTGCCGAAAGCGCCGAGCGCCAGGTACGAGAGCCCGCGTACGGTGCCGCCGGCGGCGAGACCGAAGACCATCTCCGCCCGCACGTTGTGGAAGTAGGCCGAGGTCGGTCCACCGCGCCAGCCCTGGAACTTCTTCACGCCCTGATCCATCGCCAGGCCCACGCCGTAGGTCTTGTTCGAGCTCTGCCAGCTGACCCACGGACCGGGCGAGCTGAAGTTGTCGTAGAAGAAGCCGTCGTTGCCGGGCGTCGAGAGCGGCACGATAGTCCCCGCCGCGTCGAGCAAGAG
It encodes the following:
- a CDS encoding thiamine phosphate synthase — its product is MRGLYAIVDTQSLARLGLGVLELADAVLAARPALLQLRAKALGARDTLELLRALAGRCRARGVPLFANDRPDLALLAGCDGVHVGQSDLLVTDVRAFAPSLKVGVSCHDAAELEDALALGPDYVAFGPVFATASKENPDPVVGVDGLARAAARVRAAGLPLVAIGGIGLDTARAVAAHAELGAVIGALLPGPGQSLADVTLRARELHARLGGES
- a CDS encoding DNA polymerase III subunit delta'; this translates as MSGFSAILGQPTAVETLTRALAAGKVHHAYRFEGPPGVGKELAAFALAQSLVCEAPSPLACGKCSACHRAVTLAEEEPRVPLHPDVVLVGRGLYGSLLGSGVSEATGISVEQIRKVVLGRAGYRPHEGRAIVFIVRDADELTQQAANAMLKTLEEPAERTHFVLLTSRPRRLLDTVRSRTLALRFGPLPDEVVAELCQARGLPASAALLAQGSAELAFDLADPEAMRERDEFLAAARAALDAPDLAEAIALGQSRGESRDAVREQLGFFAQALAEDARRAIEGDPDAAERAAHRHAVVLGTLAEIERNVQPTLALEAMVARLRRA
- a CDS encoding DUF882 domain-containing protein; protein product: MSAWQPSPEAPAALGLELELDSVRELALPELPGAELLPAWQLGKPPSADAVFVSAARTQRCQPWQRPYSVSLARYGGEHDSFNLLECDGSVALDALDRLSVVARPPGVERPELPLPLEPLAESEALGEWVPNVRLLDPRLLWVVARLSEAFPGRPIYVISGYRRDGHGSFHKKGRALDLFVMGVANEAVMRVCRTLKDVGCGFYPNNKFLHVDVRPPGTGHAVWIDVSEPGQPSRYVDAWPGVVESGALSWGNGE
- a CDS encoding TetR/AcrR family transcriptional regulator, yielding MTSAEILTHTEPTNGGGNGAAARAVDWENPRVAAILSAAAKCFARKGFSATTLAEIGKELGLRKSIVHYYFASKNALIHEVQSFTQKRYLDKVKESLGSSEDGSKQRMVSALTSLWGSIQDNRTMVGLNIEVWAAARRDPELKKRAATLQHDARKLIGEGVADVLKIDPKDFAPMEPLSVLILAVLNGLVVAQELEGEESAKADEAFQTFLYLLRLGMKAMETQAQKS
- a CDS encoding dual specificity protein phosphatase family protein; the protein is MARSLIVWRIDHRLFLGDHESGYDALSGAEHPTDPEGGPAPFAGVVSLCPMPLFPGHDIAGPEREETEWLHLPIMDGGNGQDEFEGALGVALPFIRRRMKHGNVLVHCAAGMSRSVSVIAALLCERGSDVETAFEHVAGAKALALAHLGYAPDLLIAPAWEFQATLRRLYGARR
- a CDS encoding alcohol dehydrogenase catalytic domain-containing protein, which codes for MRAVVLERAGGPSELRLRDWPDPEPKPDEALVRVHAAGVCGRDLIDRRGGFPMMKLPTVLGHEFAGEVVRVGSAVTLVSPGDRVANLHRPWCGDCPSCVAGRTLDCERAWQSFGHTIDGGYAELVAAPERALVKLPDEVSFEEAASLGCTAAVALRALRDVGRLVIGETVLITGASGGVGLQAVQLAKLAGARVIATTTSAAKRDALVAWGADEVVEVTERGFADDVRALARGGVDVALELTGAATFRDSQKCLRPRGRLVVIGNIDVGKVSLALGPLILFGHQISGARSYTRRDLEECLDLVQRGRLRPVIADLLPLADAALAHERLEARGTVGRLLLLPSL